In a single window of the Elaeis guineensis isolate ETL-2024a chromosome 4, EG11, whole genome shotgun sequence genome:
- the LOC105042709 gene encoding L-type lectin-domain containing receptor kinase SIT2-like yields the protein MDPKLSLLLVICMLTGITANKYDEFTYNGFKRSELYLDGIAEITPNGLLRLTNTTRSQRGHAFHKVPLHLKNSSDGNVYSFSTCFVFAILPEYPDVAGDGLAFVLSPNMELPGALPKQFLGLFNSTNNGNSANHVLAIELDTILNIDFGDINNNHVGIDVNGLRSINAATASYFIENIGEFKNLSLISGEPMQVWVDYSNLEKKLNVTISPMSVPKPSHPLLSSFMNLSSVILDTMYIGFSASTGSSVPSNYVLGWSFKMNGQAGALNLSSLPSLPSKKHGRKLASLIIWLSLGVVVFITITAFSIAYIIRRKARYAEVLEEWELEHRTHRFSYKELFKATKGFREQNLLGVGGFGRVYKGELPTSKTEIAVKTISHGSKQGMREVVGEIASNSQLRHRNLVQLLGYSRRRGELLVVYEFMSNGSLDKFLYDTSKPTTLCWSQRQNIIRGVASGLLYLHEELEQIVVHRDIKASNVLLDGEMNGKLGDFGLSRLYDHGSDAQITHVVGTFGYIAPELTKTGRATTRTDVFAFGVFILEVVCGRRPIMQQESPDLHLVDGVWRSWRSGVILEVADARLEGDYNPKDVELILKIGLLCSHPAPAARPTMRQVMQLLDGDLSLPEIPKDGRGEELEES from the coding sequence ATGGATCCAAAACTATCCTTACTTCTGGTGATATGCATGCTTACGGGAATCACAGCAAACAAATATGATGAATTCACATACAACGGATTCAAAAGGAGTGAGTTATACCTTGATGGCATAGCAGAGATCACACCCAATGGCCTTCTGAGATTAACCAACACTACAAGGAGCCAGCGAGGACATGCATTCCACAAAGTGCCACTGCATTTGAAGAACTCCTCGGACGGTAACGTTTACTCTTTCTCTACTTGCTTCGTTTTTGCAATACTCCCCGAGTATCCAGATGTGGCTGGCGATGGACTTGCATTCGTGCTCTCTCCAAACATGGAGCTCCCTGGGGCTCTGCCCAAACAATTCCTTGGTCTCTTCAACTCTACCAACAATGGCAATTCAGCAAATCATGTCCTTGCTATTGAGCTAGACACCATCCTCAACATCGACTTTGGAGATATCAACAACAACCATGTCGGAATTGATGTCAACGGATTAAGGTCGATAAATGCTGCGACAGCATCATATTTCATTGAAAACATTGGCGAGTTTAAGAACCTCAGCCTTATAAGTGGGGAACCTATGCAGGTATGGGTAGATTACAGCAATCTAGAGAAGAAGCTAAATGTAACAATATCCCCCATGAGTGTGCCCAAACCAAGCCATCCATTGTTGTCTTCTTTCATGAATCTCTCCTCCGTAATATTAGACACCATGTATATTGGCTTCTCTGCTTCTACGGGCTCCAGTGTACCATCCAATTATGTTCTGGGTTGGAGCTTTAAGATGAATGGGCAGGCGGGTGCCCTCAATCTGTCCAGCCTTCCTTCGCTTCCTTCTAAAAAGCATGGTAGAAAACTAGCATCTTTGATAATTTGGCTGTCCTTAGGAGTAGTGGTGTTCATAACTATAACTGCCTTCAGTATTGCTTACAtaataagaagaaaggcaagatatGCTGAAGTTCTTGAAGAGTGGGAGCTAGAACATAGAACTCATAGATTCTCATATAAAGAACTATTCAAGGCTACCAAAGGCTTTCGAGAGCAAAATCTTTTGGGAGTTGGCGGTTTTGGAAGAGTTTACAAAGGCGAGCTACCCACCTCAAAAACTGAAATTGCAGTGAAGACGATATCTCATGGTTCTAAGCAAGGAATGAGGGAGGTTGTTGGGGAGATTGCAAGTAACAGTCAACTCCGTCACCGCAATTTGGTCCAACTTCTGGGCTATAGCCGTAGGAGAGGGGAGCTCCTTGTGGTCTATGAGTTCATGTCCAATGGTAGTCTTGACAAGTTCCTCTATGATACAAGCAAGCCAACAACACTTTGCTGGAGTCAGAGACAAAACATTATCAGAGGTGTGGCTTCAGGTTTGCTCTACTTGCATGAAGAGTTGGAGCAGATTGTTGTACACAGAGATATCAAAGCAAGCAATGTCTTACTGGACGGTGAAATGAATGGAAAGTTGGGAGACTTTGGACTATCAAGATTGTATGATCATGGCAGCGATGCCCAAATCACTCATGTGGTGGGAACTTTTGGTTACATAGCTCCAGAGCTCACTAAAACAGGCAGGGCAACCACGAGAACTGATGTCTTCGCCTTCGGGGTTTTCATACTTGAGGTTGTCTGTGGAAGGAGGCCAATAATGCAACAAGAATCACCGGATCTTCATTTGGTGGACGGGGTGTGGAGGAGTTGGAGGAGTGGAGTAATTCTAGAGGTTGCAGATGCAAGATTGGAAGGTGATTATAATCCCAAGGACGTGGAACTGATCTTAAAGATTGGATTGCTTTGTTCACATCCGGCACCTGCAGCTAGACCAACCATGCGCCAGGTGATGCAGTTGTTGGATGGTGATCTTTCACTGCCCGAAATACCCAAAGATGGGAGGGGGGAAGAACTGGAAGAATCGTAA